From the Selenomonas sp. oral taxon 920 genome, the window TGACACAGGAAATTGCAATGCTGCATGATATGTCGCGCTGCACTGCGTGCCGCGGCTGCATGGTGGCATGCAAACAGTGGCACGACCTGCCGCCTGATATGGATACGCCGTTCGAGGGCGAATACCAGTCGCACAAGGATCTCAGCTCTCGTGTCTATACGCTCATCGAAATGAAAGAGCGTGTTGACGACAAGGGGAAGTTCCACTGGGACTTCTTCAAGAAGAACTGCTTCCACTGCGGCGATCCCGCCTGCGCGAAGGGCTGTCCCGAGAACGCCATCGACCGCAACGAGAACGGCACTGTCGTTATCAATGAGGAAAAATGTGTCGGCTGCCACTACTGCGAGCACAACTGCCCGTGGCACATTCCCAAGATTGACGAGATCCGTCATAAGTCTACGAAATGTGATCTCTGCTACGACCGCATCGCGCACGGCTATGAGACAACGGGGGAGATCCTGAAGCCCTCGTGCGCCAAGACCTGCACGGCACACGCGCTTGAGTTCGGCACGATCGAGGAGATGAAGCAGCTCGCGGCGGAGCGCCTCGCGATGATCCAACCGAACCATCCGAACGCGAACATCTACTGTCCCGAGGGGGTCGGCGGCACGCATATGATCTACGTCCTGCCCGACAAACCGGAGGTGTTCGGTCTGCCGGCAAATCCCGTTACGCCGCTCTCGATCGACCTCTGGAAGGCAGGCCGCACCTTTACGAAACTTGCCATCGGCGGCGCTGCTGCCGGTATCGTCGGCGCTATGGTGCTCAGCAAGATGGTTAAATCGAGCGCCAAGAGTGCGGCGAAGGAACAGGAGAAGGGGTGAGCACAATGCTGATCAACAAGAAATTTGTTCCGCGCCATCAGAAGACATTTGCGCTCTGTCACTGGCTGAACGCATTTGCGTTCTTCATGCTCTTCCTCACGGCGCTGCCGCTGTATGCGGACACCTTCCGCTTCATGTACGACATCTTTGGTGATAAGACGCTCATGTATGCACACCGCGTGTTCGGTGTCATCTTTATCGCAACTCCAATCATCGGCTTCTTCATCGCGCGTGAGGGCTATCTGACGATGATCAAGGAAGTCTTCCGCTTTGGGCAGAAGGATATGGAGTTCATGCAGAAGTTCCCGATCGAGCTGATGGGCAAGGATCCCCATATGCCGCCGCAGGGCTTCTACAACGGCGGTGAGAAGATGAACATCGCGCTTCAGCTTGCGCTCGCCCTCGTCATTGCCCTCTCGGGCGTGATTCTCTGGATGGGCGACAGCATCCTGCCCGCGACCATCACGGCACTTGCCATCCCCGTACACAGCATCGCGGCTGCGGTCTGCTTTGCTGCGGCACTCGGACACATCTATCTTGCGGCGGGGGTCAATCCGGACTCCCTGCACGGCATGAAGGACGGTACGATCAAGGCTTCCTACGCGGCGCATCACCATGGCGCGTGGGTGAACGAACTCATCGCACAGGGGGTTGTCACCCGCGAGGAGATCGAACAGGCAGAAAAAGAGGATCATCACTGATTCCGTTCCGTTGACGAAAGTCGCTGCGGCGCAGAGCGCTGCGGCGGCTTTTTTTTCATGTGGATTTATGGTATGATGACACGGGAACGATTTGACGGGGGGCGTGCAAAACAATGAAGAATCTTCGGGCAACGGTGCAGGGGCGCATTGCGCGCGTCGCCCTGCTCATGTTTGCCGCACTCGTCGTCCTGACGTTCCGCTATGCCTATCTGCAGGTGATTCAAGGTGATGCACTCGCACAGCGCATGCGCGACCAGAGCGGCTATGAGTTCCGCATCCAGTCCCTGCGCGGCGCGATCCTTGACCGCAACGGCAAGGAACTCGCCGTCAGCAGCATGACGAAATCCCTCTTTATCGACCCAAACCACGTCTACGAGTCGCACGATCCTGCGCAGATCGCTGCCGATATTGCTCCGCTCCTCGGGCTCACGGAGAGGGAGGTCCTCGATGATATCGCTGTCGGCGGCGGCTTCGTCTGGGTCAAACGGCGGCTCGAGCACAGTGAGTACGAGGCGGTGCGCGCAGTGATCCGCGAAAAGGGGTACAGCGACTGTCTTGGCTTTCAGAACGAGGCGAAGCGCTATTACCCGAACGACGCCCTCGCAGCGAATGTGCTCGGCTTTGTCGGTACGGAGGACAAAGGACTGGACGGTGTGGAGCAGGCACTTGATCCGCTGCTCAAAGGAGAGGTGCGTGAGGAGCGCCTGACGGTCGACGGACAGCGGCGGCCGATCCTCGACTCCATCTTAGTCGGGCGGCGCACCTATCGCGGCGACTACTGCAAGACGGCCGTTCTTACGATTGACAGTACGATTCAGTTTATGGTGGAGCAGGAGCTTGACCGCGCGATGGCGGAAAATAGCCCTTCGTCCATTACAGCGATCGTCATGGATCCGAAGACGGGCGAGATCCTTGCGATGGCGTCGCGTCCCTCGTACAATCCAAACCGCTTCTGGGAATACCCGCAGGAGAATTGGAAGAATCGTGCCGTCTCCTTTATCTACGAACCGGGGTCGACGTTCAAGGCGATCGTTGCGGGCGCGGCGCTGCAGGAGGGCATTGTCACACCGAATCAGGTCTTTTTTGATCCAGGCTACGTCATGGTCTCGGGGCGGCGCATCCAGAACTGGAGCAATGAGAGCTACGGGGCTGTCACGTTTACTGACATCGTGAAGAACTCGCTCAACACAGGCTTTGCACAGGTCGGACTGTCACTTGGCGCGGAGAAGCTGATGCACTATACGCGGGTCTTCGGCTTTGGCGAGCAGACGGGCATTGATCTGCCCGGTGAGGAGGAGGGAATCCTTTTCAAAGCCGAAGATATGCGTGACTCGGATATTGCGACCACTGCGATCGGACAGAGTATCGCAGTGACGCCGCTGCAGCTTGTGACGGCGATGTCTGCAATCGCGAACGGCGGGATGCTGATGCGCCCACATATCGTGCGCGAGATCAAGAATCCGGACGGCTCCATCTATGAGGAGCGCAAGCCTCAGGAGATCCGCGAGACTCTGCAGAAGACGGTGAACCGTACGCTGATCGGACTCCTCGAGCAGGTTGTTGCGACGGGCGGCGGCTCGAAGGCAGGCGTGCGCGGCTACCGCATTGCCGGCAAGACCGGCACAGCACAGAAGATCCGCCTCGATACCTCGGGCTATATGGAGGGGCGCTACATTGCCTCGTTCTGCGGCTTTGCACCTGTCGAGGATCCGATCTTCACCGTGCTCGTCATGATCGACGACCCGCGCGGCGGCAATTTCTACGGCGGTCAGATTGCCGCGCCCGTTGCCTCGCGCATCTTCGCACAGCTGCTGCGCTATGCACACGTTGAGCCGTCCAGCAATCCGTTTACCCCCATTGAAGAGCCGGAGGCGCCGGTACGCAACGCCGCTGAGGAGAAGCGTATGGAGGCGGCCGCCGTGCCGCCCGAGGGCAAGGCAATCGTACCGGACTTCACGGGGCTCTCCATGCGTGAGGCAGCACGTCTGGCGGAGCTGCGCGGTCTCTTCTTCGAGAGTGAAGGCACAGGCGCAGCCGTCGGTCAGAGCCTGAGCGTGAACGATATCGTTGAGCAGGGCACGCATGTGAAGGTCTATTTTGAGCCGACATAAATCTTGCATATGGAATTGCAGCATGAATCTTGTTCGTGCTGCAGTTTTTTTCTTGCCGCTATTGACATATCCTCTAAAAACGAGTAATATGTAAACATACTTTTTCGGTATGTTTACTTTTTGCAATTGGAATTGTTAAAGGAGAATGGATTATGGGAAACGTTTATCAGTCGGTGACGGAGCTCATCGGTCATACGCCGCTGCTCACAGCAAAAAACTTTGCAAAGTCGTATGATGTTCCGGCGAATCTGCTGGTGAAGCTCGAGTATTTCAACCCTGCGGGGTCGGTGAAGGACCGCATTGCGGCTGCGATGATTGAGCAGGCGGAGAAGGACGGCAAGATTGCTCCGGGGGCAACGTTGATCGAGCCGACGAGCGGCAATACGGGCATCGGCATCGCCGCTGTTGCGGCAGCGCGCGGCTATCATGCGATCCTCACGATGCCGGAGACGATGAGCGTCGAGCGCCGCAATCTTCTCAAGGCATATGGTGCTGAGATTGTGCTGACGGAGGGCTCGCAGGGAATGAAGGGCGCGATTGCACGCGCTGAGCAGCTGCAGAAGGAGATTCCGAACTCATTCATTCCGTCGCAGTTCGAAAACCCCGCAAACCCTGCGGTGCACGAGCGTACGACGGGACCTGAGATCTGGGCAGACGCGGATGGAAATGTAGACGCGTTTGTCGCGGGTGTCGGTACGGGCGGAACGGTTTCGGGAGTCGGCCGCTACCTGAAGAGCCAGAACCCCTCCATCCATGTCGTTGCTGTGGAGCCGGCAGACTCACCCGTGCTCTCGGGCGGCAAGCCGGGACCGCACAAGATTCAGGGCATCGGCGCAGGCTTTATCCCCACGACCCTTGATACGAAGGCGTACGATGAGGTCATTCAGGTGAAGAACGAGGATGCCTTTGCCTACGGCAGGGAGTTCGCACGCCGCGAGGGCGCACTGATCGGAATTTCCTCAGGTGCTGCGCTTGCAGCAGCAGTGCAGCTGGCACGCCGCCCTGAGTTTGCCGGTAAGAATATCGTTGTTCTGCTTCCCGACGGCGGCGATCGCTACCTCTCGACGGATCTGTTCCAGGATAAGTAAATATTGATTGCAGATAATCCACAGGACCTCCTCTTAATGAGGAGGTCTATATTTTTGTGGTACAACAAAAAAAAGAGGAATGACGGCGAAAATGCGGTCGTTCCTCGTTTTTATATGTCATTCAGCCAAATGCCTTGGCGAGATTCTGAAGTCCCGTTTCGAGTGTCGCCCACGGGCAGGCGATGTTGATGCGCTGAAAGCCGCTGCCGCCCGCACCGAAGATGGGGCCATCGTCGAGCCAGAGACGCGCCTCGCGGATGATCTTCTCGTTGAGCGCCTCATCCGAGAGTCCGTAGGCACGGAAATCGAGCCAGAGTAGATAGGTTCCCTCGGGTTCGATGATCTGTACCTTCGGCAGATGTGCCGCGAGGAAGCTCTTGGTACGTGCATAATTCTCCTCAATGTAGGCGAGCAGCTGCGTGAGCCACTCCGCGCCGTGCTCGTATGCTGCCTTTGCACCTATAAGCCCAAGTGTGTTCGGCTCGTCGTAGCCCGTGCGGCTCAGTTCCTCCTTGAAGCGGCGGCGCAGCTGCGCATTTCGGATGAAGATGTTGGAGATCTGCAGCCCCGCAAGGTTAAAGGTCTTGCTCGGTGAGGTGCAGGTGACGGTGATCGCCGCTGCCTCCTCTGAGAGCGAGGCGAACGGGATGTGACGGAAGCCTGGGCGGATGAACTCCTCGTGAATCTCGTCCGCGACGACGATGACGTTGTGGCGGAGGCAGACGGCGGCGATCTGTTCGTGTTCCGCACGTGTCCAGACGCGTCCGACGGGATTGTGCGGACTGCACAGGATGAAGAGTTTTACACGATGCTCGATGATCTTCTGCTCGAAGTCCGCGAAGTCGATTTCATAGCGTCCCT encodes:
- a CDS encoding 4Fe-4S dicluster domain-containing protein — encoded protein: MTQEIAMLHDMSRCTACRGCMVACKQWHDLPPDMDTPFEGEYQSHKDLSSRVYTLIEMKERVDDKGKFHWDFFKKNCFHCGDPACAKGCPENAIDRNENGTVVINEEKCVGCHYCEHNCPWHIPKIDEIRHKSTKCDLCYDRIAHGYETTGEILKPSCAKTCTAHALEFGTIEEMKQLAAERLAMIQPNHPNANIYCPEGVGGTHMIYVLPDKPEVFGLPANPVTPLSIDLWKAGRTFTKLAIGGAAAGIVGAMVLSKMVKSSAKSAAKEQEKG
- a CDS encoding formate dehydrogenase subunit gamma, whose translation is MLINKKFVPRHQKTFALCHWLNAFAFFMLFLTALPLYADTFRFMYDIFGDKTLMYAHRVFGVIFIATPIIGFFIAREGYLTMIKEVFRFGQKDMEFMQKFPIELMGKDPHMPPQGFYNGGEKMNIALQLALALVIALSGVILWMGDSILPATITALAIPVHSIAAAVCFAAALGHIYLAAGVNPDSLHGMKDGTIKASYAAHHHGAWVNELIAQGVVTREEIEQAEKEDHH
- a CDS encoding penicillin-binding protein, whose amino-acid sequence is MKNLRATVQGRIARVALLMFAALVVLTFRYAYLQVIQGDALAQRMRDQSGYEFRIQSLRGAILDRNGKELAVSSMTKSLFIDPNHVYESHDPAQIAADIAPLLGLTEREVLDDIAVGGGFVWVKRRLEHSEYEAVRAVIREKGYSDCLGFQNEAKRYYPNDALAANVLGFVGTEDKGLDGVEQALDPLLKGEVREERLTVDGQRRPILDSILVGRRTYRGDYCKTAVLTIDSTIQFMVEQELDRAMAENSPSSITAIVMDPKTGEILAMASRPSYNPNRFWEYPQENWKNRAVSFIYEPGSTFKAIVAGAALQEGIVTPNQVFFDPGYVMVSGRRIQNWSNESYGAVTFTDIVKNSLNTGFAQVGLSLGAEKLMHYTRVFGFGEQTGIDLPGEEEGILFKAEDMRDSDIATTAIGQSIAVTPLQLVTAMSAIANGGMLMRPHIVREIKNPDGSIYEERKPQEIRETLQKTVNRTLIGLLEQVVATGGGSKAGVRGYRIAGKTGTAQKIRLDTSGYMEGRYIASFCGFAPVEDPIFTVLVMIDDPRGGNFYGGQIAAPVASRIFAQLLRYAHVEPSSNPFTPIEEPEAPVRNAAEEKRMEAAAVPPEGKAIVPDFTGLSMREAARLAELRGLFFESEGTGAAVGQSLSVNDIVEQGTHVKVYFEPT
- the cysK gene encoding cysteine synthase A, with product MGNVYQSVTELIGHTPLLTAKNFAKSYDVPANLLVKLEYFNPAGSVKDRIAAAMIEQAEKDGKIAPGATLIEPTSGNTGIGIAAVAAARGYHAILTMPETMSVERRNLLKAYGAEIVLTEGSQGMKGAIARAEQLQKEIPNSFIPSQFENPANPAVHERTTGPEIWADADGNVDAFVAGVGTGGTVSGVGRYLKSQNPSIHVVAVEPADSPVLSGGKPGPHKIQGIGAGFIPTTLDTKAYDEVIQVKNEDAFAYGREFARREGALIGISSGAALAAAVQLARRPEFAGKNIVVLLPDGGDRYLSTDLFQDK
- a CDS encoding MalY/PatB family protein is translated as MPINFDEIIDRRNTSCLKHDFAVERGYPADILPFWVADMDFRAPAPVIDALRARAEHGIFGYTQVKNDYFAVLQNWFRTRHDWTVERRDLILTPGVVFAIATAIRAFTKKGDAVLIQQPVYYPFANMIRQNERVIVDNPLRLIEGRYEIDFADFEQKIIEHRVKLFILCSPHNPVGRVWTRAEHEQIAAVCLRHNVIVVADEIHEEFIRPGFRHIPFASLSEEAAAITVTCTSPSKTFNLAGLQISNIFIRNAQLRRRFKEELSRTGYDEPNTLGLIGAKAAYEHGAEWLTQLLAYIEENYARTKSFLAAHLPKVQIIEPEGTYLLWLDFRAYGLSDEALNEKIIREARLWLDDGPIFGAGGSGFQRINIACPWATLETGLQNLAKAFG